From the Cryptomeria japonica chromosome 2, Sugi_1.0, whole genome shotgun sequence genome, one window contains:
- the LOC131054962 gene encoding cytochrome b561 and DOMON domain-containing protein At2g04850: MDSNSDQIILAFNLLFFWFLVSVSTTDGTGCKTQFSLNGMGEKTYQKCVDFQAQGASIAWTFFPHNKTLDIVFSGQMISPSGWIGWGINPVAPNTMVGTRALIAFRGPSGSSIVLPYFLDNAVKTQQAALVPNQTNTDFVVLKSSVFLSSSSSSARIFATLKLGSNPTSLNHVWNRGMSVQGYSPGIHGTSVEDLKCTKTIEMVSGSVRATPDNPISTGQRLRIIHGILNSISWGFLLFLGVITARYLGKFETLNPAWFYIHVGLQMTGYGIGVAGWAIGLKLGKMSQGVSHNFHRNLGIVIFTLGTLQIFALLFRPKKAHKLRKYWKSYHHFVGYACLIISIVNVFEGINLMGLSTVKLLYSLAISSLIGLCVVLEVNSWIMFFKSKREEEDAKISM, encoded by the exons ATGGATTCAAATTCTGATCAGATAATTTTAGCATTTAATTTGCTGTTTTTCTGGTTTCTTGTGTCTGTAAGTACCACAGATGGTACAGGGTGCAAGACCCAGTTCAGTTTAAATGGAATGGGAGAAAaaacttaccaaaaatgtgtgGATTTTCAAGCTCAAGGAGCCTCCATTGCTTGGACATTCTTTCCTCACAACAAGACCTTGGACATAGTTTTCAGTGGTCAGATGATATCCCCCTCAGGATGGATAGGATGGGGAATCAATCCTGTGGCTCCCAATACAATGGTGGGTACAAGAGCCTTAATAGCCTTCAGAGGCCCCTCTGGATCCAGCATTGTACTGCCTTATTTTTTGGACAATGCTGTCAAAACCCAACAGGCTGCCCTTGTTCCAAACCAGACAAATACAGATTTTGTTGTTCTTAAAAGCTCTGTATTTTTGAGCTCATCCTCTTCTTCTGCAAGGATCTTTGCCACCCTCAAATTGGGTTCTAACCCTACTTCTCTGAACCATGTTTGGAATAGGGGAATGTCTGTACAGGGCTATTCACCAGGGATTCATGGGACCAGTGTTGAAGATCTCAAGTGCACAAAGACTATTGAAATGGTCTCTGGGTCTGTGAGAGCCACACCAG ATAATCCTATTTCTACAGGCCAAAGACTGAGGATCATACATGGGATTCTTAACAGTATTTCATGGGGATTTCTCCTCTTCCTTGGAGTCATAACTGCTCGCTATCTTGGGAAATTTGAAACTCTAAATCCAGCTTGGTTTTATATTCATGTAGGACTGCAAATGACAGGATATGGCATTGGAGTAGCAGGATGGGCCATTGGATTAAAGCTCGGCAAAATGTCCCAAGGAGTTTCACATAATTTCCATCGTAATCTTGGGATTGTAATATTCACATTGGGCACTCTGCAAATATTTGCTCTGCTCTTCCGTCCAAAGAAGGCCCACAAGCTCAGAAAATATTGGAAATCATACCACCATTTTGTTGGGTATGCCTGTCTGATCATAAGTATTGTGAATGTATTTGAGGGGATTAATCTCATGGGCTTGTCAACTGTTAAGCTGCTCTACAGCTTGGCCATTTCATCTCTCATTGGGCTTTGTGTTGTACTAGAAGTGAACAGTTGGATTATGTTTTTTAAGAGCAAGAGAGAAGAGGAGGATGCCAAAATCAGTATGTAG